GTGTTTTAAGAATCGACTGGCGTGGGTCGAGTACCTGATATCCGCCGCTGGGTGCCAGAGTCACAAAGGCGAGCCAAAGATCATTGTGATCATTGATAACGAGCCGAAAATCAACCCTGACTTCCCATTCTGCGAAGACTGCACGCAGATCAAGAGCTTTGAGATGTACGCCCAAGGCAAATGCAACCCAAACTACCTCAAGGACTTCTATGACCCTGAAAGACTGCATAGAGACAATCCGGCGAGTCATCCAAACCATCGGCCCGGCCACAGCGCGATCCATCGAATCGCATCCTGATGTGCGCCAAGCGTGCCAGGCCACAAAGACCAAAGCCCGGACGCACATCACCAAACTGGTGCAAATGGGCCAGATCAAAAGCAGCCAGGAGCAGCAGGCAATGTACTGGTGACTGGAACATGTTCCAAAGCAGTAAGAGGTGTTGACTCCGAAAAAAATTCCATGACGATACCTGTAATCAACTCACAGGAATCATCATGGCAACAACGCCGCGCAAGAGTGCGACGAAAGATCGACAGCTAAACCCAAAGCAGACCACATTCTGCCAAGAGTACCTAGTCGATCTGAATGCCAAACAAGCCGCCATTCGCGCAGGCTACAGCCAAAAGACCGCCGAGGTAATCGGCTATCAACTCCTTAAGAATACTTTAGTCGCTGGGAAACTACAGGAACTTCGCACCAAACAAGAAGTTCGCACAGGAATATCAGCAGACAGAGCCCTCAAGGAAGCCGCGCGGCTGGCCTTCTTCGATGTGCGAAAACTCTGCGACGCACAAGGCAACCCAATCCGGGTTCAAGAGCTTGACGACGACACAGCAGCGGCCATTCAAGGGCTTGAGCTTGTGTCAGAGAAGGATGGAGAAGGCTTTGCCACGGTGCGCAAGTACAAGGTGGCCGATAAGAACGCCGCCCTTGAGCGCGTGTTCAAGCATCTGGGCCTGTTTGAACGCGACAACGAGCAAAGCAACCCAGCCAAGGCCATGAACAAGCTGATGGAGCTTGTCGGCGGATCAAAACTGCCAATCTCAACGGCCAAGAAATGACCGAAGACGAAACACTTGAGCAGTTGCGCCCCGACTTGTGGGCTGACCCGCTTTGGCGGCTGCACAACCTGTACCACATCGTCAATGAGCAAAATCAGGTCGCAGTGTTTGAGCCCAACGCCGAGCAGCTTGACCTGTACCAGAACCTGCACACGCGAAATCTGATCTTGAAGGCAAGGCAATTGGGCTTCACGACGCTGATTTGCCTGTTGGCCCTGGATCAATGCCTATTCAACAGCAACTTTTCAGCGGGCATCATTGCCCACAACCGCGAAGACGCCGAGAAGTTCTTCCGCACGAAGGTGATGTTCGCCTACGACCGACTGCCTGAGTCCATCAAACAGACCGTCACCGTCATCAAGCGCACCGAAAGCCAGGTGACGTTCAGCAATGGCTCGACGCTGTACGTGTCCACATCGTTCCGTGGCGGCACGCTACAACTGCTGCACGTGTCCGAGTTCGGAAAGATTTGCCGCAAGTACCCAGAAAAAGCCAAGGAAATCGTGACCGGCGCACTTGAATCTGTGTCCGCTGGCAATGTGGTGTTTATTGAATCAACCGCTGAAGGCATGGGCGGCTACTTTCACGACTACGTGATGGATGCCCTCAAGCTCGACCGCGAAGGCGCCGAGTTGTCCTCGTTGGACTGGAAGCTGCACTTTTACCCGTGGTACGCCAAGACCGCCTACACGCTTGAGCCAAAAGGCATCACGGTTTCCGACAAGCAGGCGCAGTATTTCCGAGAAGTCGAAGCCAAGACAGGCGTCAAGCTGACCGAAGGTCAAAAGGCCTGGTGGGTCAAGAAGAAGGCCGCTCTGCTATCAGACATGGGCCGCGAATACCCTGGCACGCCCGAAGAAGCCTTTGAGCAAGCGATTGACGGGGCCATTTACGCAGAGCAGATGACGCGCATCCGGGAGCTTGGGCGCATTACCGAGGTGCCGTATCAAGCAGGCATACCCGTCAACACGTTCTGGGACTTTGGCGTGGGTGATGCGAACACGATCTGGCTGCATCAGCGCGTTGGACTGCAAAACCGCTGGATCAAGTACACCGAAGACCACGGCAAGGGCCTGGACTTCTATTGGCGTTGGCTCAAGATATGGGCGGACGAACAACAAGCGATTTGGGGTAAGCACTACTTGCCGCACGACGCAGATGCCAGGATGCAAGGCGAGCAGATCACGACCCGTAGAGAGATTTTGCAGGGCATGGGTATGGCG
This portion of the Candidatus Moraniibacteriota bacterium genome encodes:
- a CDS encoding terminase small subunit gives rise to the protein MATTPRKSATKDRQLNPKQTTFCQEYLVDLNAKQAAIRAGYSQKTAEVIGYQLLKNTLVAGKLQELRTKQEVRTGISADRALKEAARLAFFDVRKLCDAQGNPIRVQELDDDTAAAIQGLELVSEKDGEGFATVRKYKVADKNAALERVFKHLGLFERDNEQSNPAKAMNKLMELVGGSKLPISTAKK
- a CDS encoding terminase, with translation MTEDETLEQLRPDLWADPLWRLHNLYHIVNEQNQVAVFEPNAEQLDLYQNLHTRNLILKARQLGFTTLICLLALDQCLFNSNFSAGIIAHNREDAEKFFRTKVMFAYDRLPESIKQTVTVIKRTESQVTFSNGSTLYVSTSFRGGTLQLLHVSEFGKICRKYPEKAKEIVTGALESVSAGNVVFIESTAEGMGGYFHDYVMDALKLDREGAELSSLDWKLHFYPWYAKTAYTLEPKGITVSDKQAQYFREVEAKTGVKLTEGQKAWWVKKKAALLSDMGREYPGTPEEAFEQAIDGAIYAEQMTRIRELGRITEVPYQAGIPVNTFWDFGVGDANTIWLHQRVGLQNRWIKYTEDHGKGLDFYWRWLKIWADEQQAIWGKHYLPHDADARMQGEQITTRREILQGMGMANIVVVPRVQSLEVGIDLTRRALVSDNWFDKSGCADGIKCLDSYQYEWDAKLGRWKQDPLHNWASHGSDAWRQFSQGYKPEGGEAQVQDFANRTRESWR